The Rhodospirillaceae bacterium DNA window TTTGCCTTTAGCCACGGCACCAACGGGCTGTCATCATAGCCGCTGTTGGCGACGTAATCGAAGACGCCGTGGAAGATCATCGGTTCGGCATAACCGGGCATGCGAAAGACCTCGTCGGCCTGATCATCGCGAAATTCAATTGTCGGGGTGCCGACAACCCGGTGGGCGCGGGCAAGCTGTGCCTCTGACAAAGTGGCGCCATCGAAATCAATCATCTGGCGATCACCGCGCATGTTCAACAGCACCACATAGAAGTTCTGTCGGATAAAGTGAACGGTACCCTCAACCTTAAGATTGACCTCGTGAATTTTCTCGCAGTAGTGACAACCCAGTTGCTCCCAGAAAATCACCAGCTTTTTGCCTTCGGCAGTTGCCGCTTGCAGGTCGCGGGACAGATCACCGGTCGTCTTGTTGAACCACGGTTCTGTATGTAGGCCATCGGGTGTTAGAAATTTGCCCGACTGTTCGCTTGCTTGGGCGGCGGGGGCAAACATCAACAGGCTGACGATCAGACAGAAAAACTGCGGACGAAGGGACATCATGATTGTGTTCTCGATTTTAATTCCGGGAACAGCTTTGATAGCCTGAAAGGGGTTTCTTTAAAAGGCCGGGCAGGGCCTGTTCACAAACAAGTGAAAACAGGTATCAGGCATCAGGCGTTGCTTCCTTGGCCTGTTCTTCGGCAATCTTGGCGTGGACTTCATCCATATTCAGGGCTTTGGCCTGACCGATGATTTCCTCAAGCGCGGTTTCGGGAATGGCGCCGGCCTGACTAAAAAGCAAAACCTTGTCGCGCATAATAGCCAGTGTCGGAATGGACTGAATGTGGAACTGGGCGGCGATTTCCTGCTGGGATTCGGTATCACATTTGGCGAACACAATGCCTTCGTGCTGGTTCGATACTTTTTCGTAGGTCGGGCCGAAGGTTTTGCACGGGCCACACCAATCAGCCCAAAAATCAATAACAACCATGTCGTTTTCCATGATTGTTGATTGAAAATTTTCAGCAGTTAACTCAACGGTCGCCATTTTTGTGTTTCCTTAAAAAAAGAGATGCCGGGCAACCTTATAAGCTGCCCGGCATGATGTGTTCAAGTGAACAGCAACTTAGTGAACCTTGATGGTTTCAAACTTGCCGCCTTTGACTTCAAGTTCCTGGTAGGAACCAAGAACTTCGCCGATGTTGTTAAAGTTGACATCAGTGGCCCCGACATAGTCAACGCTGCCGCCACTTTTCAGAATTTTCAGACCTTTGGCGATTTCACCCGGCATGATCTTTTCGCCCGGTGCATTGGCGACGGACATAATATTGGCTTGAATGGCGGCCCGGTCAGCGGAACCGGCAGCCTGCATGGCCAGCGCGAGCAGTGCACCTGCATCATAGGACTCTGCGGTGAAAGGACCGCCTACCTTGATGCCGGCCTTTCCGGCCATGGCCTTGAAAGTGATAGCCCCTGCGCTTTCCCCACCGGGAAGGGTGCCGATGGTGCCGTTAAGGTCTTTACCGATGGCTTCAATGATGCTGTCACCAATCATGCCGTCAGCAAGAATGAAATTATCAAAAGCGCCACTGTCCAACGATGCCTGGATAATGCCCTTGCCGCCTTGGTCAAGATAACCGAAAACGGCCAGATGCTTGGAACCTGCGGCTGACAAAGCGCCGACTTCAGCAGAGTAATCGGCTTTGCCGTCTTCATGGGCGGCGGTAATGGAAATTTTGCCGCCAACGCCTGTGAAAGCTGTGTTGAAACTGTCAGACAGTCCCTTGCCGTAATCGTTGTTGGTGTAAGTGACGGCAACTTCCATGATGCCACGGCTTTTAAGCACTGTGGCCAGAACTTCACCCTGACGGGCGTCGGACGGGGCAGTGCGGAAAAAGAAGCCATTATCCTTGATCTTGGAAAGGCCCGGTGAGGTTGCCGAAGGGGAAACCATGACAACGCCGTTTGGAATGGCGACATTGTTGGCAACAGCGCCGGTGACGCCGGAACAATCCGCACCCATAATGGCGACGACGCCATGGGATGAAATCAGGCGCTCGCCAGCGGCGGTTGCTGCGGCTGAATCAACACATGTTGAGTCAGCACGAATCGAGACGATTTTACTGCCGCCCAGAAGCTGGCCGGAATTCGATGCTTCATCAAAAGCCAGTTCAGCAGAAGCTGCCATATCAGGGGTTAGCGATTCAATGGGTCCGGTGTAACCCAGCAGGACGCCGACCTTGATTTCGGCGGCCATGGCGGTGCCCGTCATAGCGGCGAGCAGGGTCGATGCTAAAAGTAGTTTCTTCATTGTATCCTCCTTGTCGTGTTGATTTGTTTTTTATCTTACGGGTCGAAAAACTGTTGCCCCTATCATAGGCTGTTTTTTCACTGTCGATCTATCACTTATTGAGGCCAGGCTTTGTGACTTCCGGCAAAATGCCACCCGGATTAAAGCGCATAACCAGCAACAAAACCATTCCCATCATGAACAGGCGCATGTGTTGCGCGGAATCCATCAAATGCAGGCGCACCGGATTGCCTTCGTCCATCCAGCTTGTTCCAAAATCCATCAACCAGACACCGACAGGTTCGGCCTCGATCCAGATAAACCAGATCAGGAAGCCACCCAACACCGAGCCCAGGTTGTTGCCTGACCCGCCAACGATCACCATCACCCAGATCAGGAAGGTGAAGCGCAAGGGATTGTAGGCGGCAGGGGTCAGTTGTCCGTCCAGGGTTGTCAGCATGGCCCCGGCGATGCCAACGACCGCCGACCCGATGACAAAGACCTGCAGGTGACGACCGGTGATGTTCTTGCCCATTGCGGCGGCGGAAACCTCGTTATCACGAATGGCTCGCATCATACGCCCCCACGGGGAATTCAGGGCCATCACGCTCATGCTCAGGATCAACAGCAAAACCGTCGTAAAAAGGCCAGCGTAGCAAAGTTTGACGAAAATGCCGGATTGCTCAATGACAAAAGCCGATAGTTGATCGGCGCGCCCACTGTCGGACAGTCCTTTCAGGGCACCTGAATTCAGCCATTCGATCCAGCTGATGAAACTGTCGCTTTTTTGCAGGTCAATCTCGTAAGGTACCGGCCTTGGCAGTCCTGCGACGTTCTTGACCCCGCGGGTCAGCCAGTCTTCGTTTTTCAGGACGGCGATAATGATTTCCGAAATCCCCAATGTGGCGATGGCCAGATAGTCCGAGCGCAGCCCCAGGGCGATTTTGCCGACAATCCACGCCCCACCGGCGGCCAGCAAGCCACCAGCAGCCCAGGAAAACAGGATCGGCAAACCAAGGCCGCCCAGATATCCGGTCAGGGCCGGGTTGACGGCCTCAATATCGGCGATGGCGGTGTCAGAGAAATAACGGGTCGCGAAAATGCCGATCAGGATAATCACACTCAGGGCAATCACCCGCAGGCTGCCTTTTGGTATTTTCCGGTATGCGGCGACGGCAGCCCCGAGGGTGAACAGGAAAAGGACCACACCGATAAAAAGGTTTGATCCGCCAGCAGCCCAGGCTTCAGGTATCGGTGCTTTTGATACCAGCATGGCGGCGACACCACCGAGAGCCGCAAAGCCCATAGTGCCGACGTTGAACAGGCCCGCATAGCCCCATTGGATATTGACACCGAGCGCCATGACCGAAGAAATCAGGCACAAATTGAGGATCGTCAACATGAGCGGCCAGGACTGGGACTGTCCGACAATCAACAGCAAACCGGCCATCACGGAGAACGACAGAATTGAGCGTCGGGTGTTGTTCATATGGAGCGCCCCTTAAGGATACCGGTTGGGCGGATCAGTAGCACCAGAACCAGGATGATAAAGGAGACGGCGAATTTGTAATCGGTTGACAACAACTGAATAAGCCCATCCGGGGCCCAGTTTTCGGGAAGCAGATATTTAAAGAATTTCTTGTAGGCATAGGTGATGCTGACTTCCGAAAAGGCGACCACGAAACCGCCGAGGATGGCGCCGACCGGTTTGCCAATACCGCCGACAATGGCGGCGGCGAAGAACGGCAGCAGAAGCTGGACATAGGTGAACGGCTTGAAACTTTTATCCAACCCGTACAGGGTTCCGGCAATGGTCGCCAGCGCCGCCACGATGATCCATGTCACCATCACCACTTTTTCCGGATCAATACCCGACAGCAGGGCCAGATCCTCGTTATCGGAATAGGCCCGCATGGCCTTGCCGGTTCGGGTCTTTTGCAGGAACCAGAACAAGGCCAGCACCAGGGCCAAGGCGATGCCGATGGTCAGGCCCTGGCTGACCTTTATCGCCAGGCCCTCGCCAAGGCCGGTCATTTCCTTAAACGCCCGGGCCTTGATGATAAACCGTTCGCCATCGGCGAAACGCTGATCATTGGGGCCAATGATAAAACGCACGACGCCGTTGAGAACGAACATCACACCAATGGACGCGATTACGAAAATAGCCGGAGCGCTGCGCTTCCTGCGATAGAATTTATAGACCGTTCGGTCCATAAACAGGGTCATGGCGATTGTTACGGCAATGGCCATGGGCAATGCCAGCAGGGCCGTTGGCAATGGGCCAAAACTAACGCCTAAGGATTGCAGCCACCAGGTCACAAGCACGGTGATCATGGTGCCGAAGGCCATCATGTCTGAATGGGCGAAATTGGCGAAACGCAGGATGCCATAGACCATGGTGATGCCCAATGCGCCAAGCGCCAGCTGCGAACCATAGGTCAGGACCGGTATGATGACGAAATTTGATATCAGGACGATGGCATTTAAAATATCAGTCAAGCTATCCCCCCAGAAATGCGCGACGGACTTCCGGGTCGGCCAGCAAGGCCTCTCCGGTATCCGTAAATTTGTTCTCGCCGGTGACCAGAACATAGCCTGTATCGGCGATGCCGAGCGCTTGTCGGGCGTTCTGTTCAACCATCAGAATGGCGATGCCGGTCTGCTTGATCTCGAGAATACGGTCGAACAATTCATCCATGACGATGGGCGATACACCGGCCGTTGGTTCATCGAGCATCAACACCTCAGGCTGGGTCATGAGCGCCCGGCCGACGGCGACTTGTTGGCGTTGGCCGCCCGAAAGTTCGCCCGCTGGCTGGTCGCGTTTTTCTTGCAGGGCGGGGAACAGCTCGAAGACGTGGTCCATGGTTTTGAAAATATCGTCACGACGCAGGAAAGCGCCCATTTCAAGATTCTCCTGCACCGTCATGCTGGTGAACACGTTGTTCGTTTGCGGTACGAACGCCATCCCTTCCTTGACCCGGTCTTGCGGGGAGAGGTTACTGATGTCCTTATCCCCCAGCATGACTTTGCCTTCGCGCAGGTCAAGCATCCCGAACAGGGCCTTCATGGCGGTTGATTTGCCAGCCCCGTTGGGGCCGACGACGACGGCAATTTCACCTTTGTCGACAGCGATGTCACAGCCGCGCAGAATATCCGCGCCGCCGTATCCCCCGCTCATACTGGTGCCCGTTAAAAAGCCCACGTTATGAAATCGCCCCTACTTTGTTTTTAAGGCCGGTTCCCAGATAGGCCTCGATAACGTTTTCGTTTGATTTGACCTCAGCCGCCGTGCCCTGCATCAAGACCTTGCCTTCGGCCATGACGACGACCGGATTACACAGCCGCGAAATGAAATCGATATCGTGCTCGATCATGCAGAACGTATAGCCACGTTCCTTGTTCAGGCGGATGATGGCGTCACCTATTTCATTGAGCAGGGTCCGGTTGACCCCGGCCCCAACCTCGTCAAGCAGCACGACTTTGGCGTCGACCATCATGGTGCGGCCCAGTTCCAGCAGTTTTTTCTGACCGCCCGAAAGATTGCCCGCCTGCTCGTTTGCCAGATGGCCAAGATTGAGAAAATCTATGACCTCGTCGGCTTTGTCGTGAATGGCCTTTTCTTCGGCGGCGACCCGGCCACGATGAAACCAGGTATTCATCAACTTTTCGCCCAACTGGTCCCCCGGCACCATCATCAGGTTCTCACGCACCGTCAGTGAGGAAAATTCGTGGGCGATCTGAAATGTCCGTAAAAGTCCCTTGGCGAACAGTTCGTGCGGCTTCATGCCGGTGACGTTCTGGCCATCAAGGATGACGCTACCGGCCGAAGGCGCGAAGACCCCGGCGACAAGATTGAACAGGGTTGTCTTACCCGCCCCGTTGGGGCCGATAAGCCCGGTAATCGTACCCTTTTTGATGTCGAAACTGGCGCCATCAACCGCCCGCAAACCACCAAAGTGAAGGGCAACATCTTTCAGATTAATCATGGAAGGCACGCTAACATCTAGGTCGCGTGTGTGCAAATCGGAGAGTTGTTATTAATTCAGAACTTCCATTAAGGGACCAAGATGTTTTTCATAACGCCGCCAGCGTTCCTTTGATGATTTGTAGATGGGTTGGCGGACTCTGTTCAGTCACGTCCTCGGGCTGCCTGATTATTCCTTAGATGAACGTGAAATCTGCGACGTTCAGGGTTGTCACATCCGTGACATTCGACAGCTCAAGGATATCAGTAACGGTGGCGCTTGTTGTGTCAGAAGCGCCACTGACATTGATCGCGGCTATTCTCGTGACCGTGCCTGTGTCATAGGCCGCCAGGAATGCTCCGGTATCGGCGGCGTTCGAGAACGTCATCA harbors:
- a CDS encoding thioredoxin fold domain-containing protein codes for the protein MMSLRPQFFCLIVSLLMFAPAAQASEQSGKFLTPDGLHTEPWFNKTTGDLSRDLQAATAEGKKLVIFWEQLGCHYCEKIHEVNLKVEGTVHFIRQNFYVVLLNMRGDRQMIDFDGATLSEAQLARAHRVVGTPTIEFRDDQADEVFRMPGYAEPMIFHGVFDYVANSGYDDSPLVPWLKAKYLGNQQSGG
- the trxA gene encoding thioredoxin, whose translation is MATVELTAENFQSTIMENDMVVIDFWADWCGPCKTFGPTYEKVSNQHEGIVFAKCDTESQQEIAAQFHIQSIPTLAIMRDKVLLFSQAGAIPETALEEIIGQAKALNMDEVHAKIAEEQAKEATPDA
- a CDS encoding ABC transporter substrate-binding protein translates to MKKLLLASTLLAAMTGTAMAAEIKVGVLLGYTGPIESLTPDMAASAELAFDEASNSGQLLGGSKIVSIRADSTCVDSAAATAAGERLISSHGVVAIMGADCSGVTGAVANNVAIPNGVVMVSPSATSPGLSKIKDNGFFFRTAPSDARQGEVLATVLKSRGIMEVAVTYTNNDYGKGLSDSFNTAFTGVGGKISITAAHEDGKADYSAEVGALSAAGSKHLAVFGYLDQGGKGIIQASLDSGAFDNFILADGMIGDSIIEAIGKDLNGTIGTLPGGESAGAITFKAMAGKAGIKVGGPFTAESYDAGALLALAMQAAGSADRAAIQANIMSVANAPGEKIMPGEIAKGLKILKSGGSVDYVGATDVNFNNIGEVLGSYQELEVKGGKFETIKVH
- a CDS encoding branched-chain amino acid ABC transporter permease gives rise to the protein MNNTRRSILSFSVMAGLLLIVGQSQSWPLMLTILNLCLISSVMALGVNIQWGYAGLFNVGTMGFAALGGVAAMLVSKAPIPEAWAAGGSNLFIGVVLFLFTLGAAVAAYRKIPKGSLRVIALSVIILIGIFATRYFSDTAIADIEAVNPALTGYLGGLGLPILFSWAAGGLLAAGGAWIVGKIALGLRSDYLAIATLGISEIIIAVLKNEDWLTRGVKNVAGLPRPVPYEIDLQKSDSFISWIEWLNSGALKGLSDSGRADQLSAFVIEQSGIFVKLCYAGLFTTVLLLILSMSVMALNSPWGRMMRAIRDNEVSAAAMGKNITGRHLQVFVIGSAVVGIAGAMLTTLDGQLTPAAYNPLRFTFLIWVMVIVGGSGNNLGSVLGGFLIWFIWIEAEPVGVWLMDFGTSWMDEGNPVRLHLMDSAQHMRLFMMGMVLLLVMRFNPGGILPEVTKPGLNK
- a CDS encoding branched-chain amino acid ABC transporter permease is translated as MFWSPARTNLRIPERPCWPTRKSVAHFWGDSLTDILNAIVLISNFVIIPVLTYGSQLALGALGITMVYGILRFANFAHSDMMAFGTMITVLVTWWLQSLGVSFGPLPTALLALPMAIAVTIAMTLFMDRTVYKFYRRKRSAPAIFVIASIGVMFVLNGVVRFIIGPNDQRFADGERFIIKARAFKEMTGLGEGLAIKVSQGLTIGIALALVLALFWFLQKTRTGKAMRAYSDNEDLALLSGIDPEKVVMVTWIIVAALATIAGTLYGLDKSFKPFTYVQLLLPFFAAAIVGGIGKPVGAILGGFVVAFSEVSITYAYKKFFKYLLPENWAPDGLIQLLSTDYKFAVSFIILVLVLLIRPTGILKGRSI
- a CDS encoding ABC transporter ATP-binding protein encodes the protein MGFLTGTSMSGGYGGADILRGCDIAVDKGEIAVVVGPNGAGKSTAMKALFGMLDLREGKVMLGDKDISNLSPQDRVKEGMAFVPQTNNVFTSMTVQENLEMGAFLRRDDIFKTMDHVFELFPALQEKRDQPAGELSGGQRQQVAVGRALMTQPEVLMLDEPTAGVSPIVMDELFDRILEIKQTGIAILMVEQNARQALGIADTGYVLVTGENKFTDTGEALLADPEVRRAFLGG
- a CDS encoding ABC transporter ATP-binding protein, producing MINLKDVALHFGGLRAVDGASFDIKKGTITGLIGPNGAGKTTLFNLVAGVFAPSAGSVILDGQNVTGMKPHELFAKGLLRTFQIAHEFSSLTVRENLMMVPGDQLGEKLMNTWFHRGRVAAEEKAIHDKADEVIDFLNLGHLANEQAGNLSGGQKKLLELGRTMMVDAKVVLLDEVGAGVNRTLLNEIGDAIIRLNKERGYTFCMIEHDIDFISRLCNPVVVMAEGKVLMQGTAAEVKSNENVIEAYLGTGLKNKVGAIS